A genomic window from Sporosarcina sp. Marseille-Q4063 includes:
- a CDS encoding OsmC family protein: MKVITTWTGGRAFTAVGDSGYDINMDATEAYGGLGKGATPTEMLLGALAGCIGIDVTMILRPHLEKITKIEIITDGTRKEEPPKGFTAMEVTFVIDGDIDNKKVWRAIRLGKDKYCSVSDSLKADVSFNLILNGEESPELV, translated from the coding sequence ATGAAAGTAATTACAACATGGACAGGCGGACGTGCTTTTACCGCTGTTGGAGATTCAGGTTATGATATTAATATGGATGCGACAGAAGCCTATGGCGGTTTAGGAAAAGGAGCAACCCCTACCGAAATGCTCCTCGGTGCCTTGGCGGGATGTATCGGGATTGATGTTACGATGATTTTGAGACCTCACTTGGAAAAAATAACAAAAATCGAAATTATAACGGATGGAACTCGAAAAGAAGAACCGCCTAAAGGTTTTACAGCTATGGAAGTAACTTTTGTGATTGACGGAGACATCGACAATAAGAAAGTTTGGCGGGCGATTCGGTTAGGGAAAGATAAGTATTGTTCGGTATCGGATTCATTAAAGGCGGATGTTAGTTTTAATTTGATATTGAACGGGGAGGAATCTCCTGAGTTGGTTTAA
- a CDS encoding DsrE/DsrF/DrsH-like family protein has translation MTEKKKTTIILFSGDYDKAMAAYIIANGAAAYDHEVTIFHTFWGLNALRKDEPSILKKGFLERMFGKMMPRGADKMGLSKMNFAGMGPKMIKHVMKKHNAMTLPQLIEMAGEQEVKLIACTMTMDLLGLQQEELLDGIEYAGVAAYLADAQEGHVNLFI, from the coding sequence ATGACTGAAAAGAAAAAGACCACAATTATATTGTTTAGTGGTGACTATGATAAAGCAATGGCTGCTTATATAATTGCGAATGGTGCTGCGGCTTATGATCATGAAGTAACTATATTCCATACATTCTGGGGATTAAATGCACTACGTAAAGATGAGCCATCGATATTAAAGAAGGGCTTTCTCGAGAGAATGTTCGGCAAAATGATGCCGAGAGGTGCTGATAAAATGGGATTATCCAAAATGAATTTTGCTGGAATGGGTCCTAAAATGATCAAGCATGTCATGAAAAAACATAATGCGATGACGTTGCCTCAATTAATTGAGATGGCAGGGGAGCAAGAAGTTAAACTCATTGCTTGTACGATGACAATGGATTTACTAGGATTGCAACAAGAAGAATTATTGGACGGAATCGAATATGCTGGCGTGGCTGCCTATCTGGCAGACGCACAAGAGGGTCATGTCAATTTATTTATTTAA
- a CDS encoding DUF2243 domain-containing protein: MKVIQIKQADSTNKVKFARRNLWSGILFGLGFVAFLDETLFHQLLHWHKFYDKSTVAVGLVSDGLFHAFSWFATVGGLYLVADLRRRNALWHKMWWGGKLLGGGVFQLYDGTIQHKVMQIHQIRYNVNILPYDLVWNISAAIMILAGIGLIMKAKRDQREGKGAFSHA; encoded by the coding sequence ATGAAGGTCATACAAATCAAGCAAGCAGATTCGACGAACAAAGTAAAGTTTGCACGCCGTAATCTTTGGTCTGGCATCTTATTCGGATTGGGTTTTGTCGCTTTTCTTGACGAAACGCTTTTCCACCAATTGCTCCATTGGCATAAGTTTTACGATAAATCGACTGTCGCGGTTGGGCTTGTTTCCGATGGGCTATTTCACGCATTTAGCTGGTTTGCGACCGTCGGCGGACTCTACCTAGTTGCCGATTTGCGCCGGCGCAATGCACTATGGCATAAAATGTGGTGGGGAGGAAAATTGCTTGGCGGCGGGGTTTTCCAATTATATGATGGAACAATCCAGCACAAAGTCATGCAAATCCATCAAATCCGATACAATGTGAATATTTTACCGTATGACTTAGTCTGGAATATTTCAGCAGCCATCATGATTTTGGCGGGCATCGGATTAATCATGAAAGCCAAACGCGATCAACGTGAAGGAAAAGGAGCATTTTCCCATGCATGA
- a CDS encoding sulfurtransferase TusA family protein, translating into MIQTNSIMDAKGLACPMPIVKTKKAIKNLESGEVLEVQATDKGSTADLKAWAEGTGHHYLGTIEEGTLLKHYLRKASEEEENDERKHQNVIRNEELQQKLEANHNTVILDVRESAEYAFNHIPNAKSVPLGELGGYVDQLNKETEIYVVCRTGNRSDLAAQKLSVAGFTKVFNVIPGMSEWEGPTDKTVN; encoded by the coding sequence ATGATACAAACAAACTCAATTATGGATGCAAAAGGATTGGCATGTCCGATGCCGATCGTTAAAACCAAAAAGGCAATTAAAAATTTGGAATCCGGAGAAGTATTGGAAGTTCAAGCAACGGATAAAGGATCAACTGCTGATTTAAAAGCATGGGCGGAGGGTACGGGCCATCACTACCTCGGAACAATAGAAGAAGGTACTTTGTTAAAACATTATCTTCGAAAAGCAAGCGAAGAAGAGGAAAATGATGAGAGAAAACACCAAAATGTCATTCGAAATGAAGAACTGCAACAAAAATTAGAGGCGAACCACAACACAGTAATCTTGGATGTGCGTGAATCAGCTGAATATGCGTTTAACCATATTCCAAATGCCAAATCGGTTCCCCTCGGTGAATTGGGTGGCTACGTCGATCAATTAAATAAGGAAACTGAAATTTACGTTGTTTGTCGCACTGGCAACCGAAGTGATTTGGCAGCGCAAAAATTATCAGTTGCAGGTTTTACAAAAGTGTTTAATGTGATTCCGGGTATGAGCGAGTGGGAAGGCCCTACAGATAAAACAGTAAACTAA
- a CDS encoding rhodanese-like domain-containing protein, producing the protein MKQISTKEVEVLLNEKAPINLIDVREVDEVQAGKIPGALHIPLGLVEFKMQDLDKSKEYILVCRSGGRSARAAKFLEDYGFNVINMTGGMLEWKGTVE; encoded by the coding sequence ATGAAACAAATATCAACAAAAGAGGTAGAGGTTTTATTGAATGAAAAAGCACCGATAAATCTTATAGACGTGCGTGAAGTTGATGAAGTCCAGGCGGGTAAAATACCAGGTGCGCTTCATATACCTTTGGGTTTAGTAGAATTTAAAATGCAGGACTTGGATAAATCAAAAGAATATATACTGGTTTGTCGTTCGGGAGGAAGAAGTGCTAGAGCAGCAAAGTTTCTCGAGGATTATGGATTTAACGTGATTAATATGACTGGCGGCATGCTCGAATGGAAAGGAACAGTAGAATAA
- a CDS encoding alkaline phosphatase: MELKKTLQKKSLIFAIAGSLIVGSFAGNASLQTAGAENPQSNEKVENVIFMIPDGYSSAYATNYRLYKGEESIMDPHLVGMHRTYSANSEVTDSAAAGTAMATGTKTNNGVISMDPDGNKLETILQTAEKSGKSSGLVATSTITHATPAVFASHVESRANEDDIAPQLLQNDVDVILGGGKKYFSDDLLNEAKQDGYEIVSDAQSLNNIDKTNKLIGLFAEDSLSPELDRETTDEPSLKEMTSAAIDVLSNDKDGFFLMVEGSQIDWAGHANDAAWVMKDAEAFEEAVEAALDFAKKDKKTLVVIAGDHDTGGMSVGGYDGFGANLEILKYVTATGDFMASQINEEQSNIQEVIFHYTGISLTEAKINRIKQANEPAFEINSIISEQALVGWTHTGHTGTDVPVYAYGPQAHKFAGLIENTDFPQLMAEAMKIPFK; the protein is encoded by the coding sequence ATGGAATTGAAAAAAACGTTGCAGAAAAAGAGTTTGATCTTTGCAATTGCTGGGAGTTTGATTGTAGGAAGTTTTGCGGGAAATGCGTCACTACAAACCGCTGGAGCAGAAAATCCTCAATCAAATGAAAAAGTAGAAAATGTTATTTTTATGATTCCGGACGGATATTCAAGTGCATATGCGACAAATTATCGATTGTATAAAGGCGAAGAATCAATCATGGATCCACATTTAGTTGGCATGCACAGGACGTATTCCGCAAATTCGGAAGTGACGGATTCTGCCGCGGCTGGAACAGCGATGGCTACCGGAACCAAAACGAACAATGGTGTTATTAGCATGGATCCAGATGGCAATAAACTCGAAACGATTTTACAAACTGCTGAAAAAAGCGGGAAATCTTCAGGATTAGTTGCTACTTCAACGATTACTCATGCTACGCCTGCGGTTTTCGCTTCACATGTTGAATCTCGCGCAAATGAAGATGATATTGCACCTCAGCTCCTTCAAAATGATGTTGACGTCATCCTGGGTGGCGGTAAAAAGTATTTTAGTGATGATTTATTAAATGAAGCAAAACAAGATGGTTATGAAATTGTGTCCGATGCACAATCGTTAAACAATATAGACAAAACAAACAAATTGATTGGCCTTTTCGCTGAGGATAGTTTATCACCCGAATTGGATCGTGAGACGACCGATGAGCCAAGCTTAAAGGAAATGACATCAGCTGCCATCGATGTTTTAAGTAACGATAAAGATGGATTCTTTTTAATGGTTGAAGGAAGTCAAATCGATTGGGCTGGACATGCAAATGATGCGGCATGGGTGATGAAAGACGCTGAAGCGTTTGAAGAAGCAGTTGAGGCCGCACTGGATTTTGCGAAGAAAGATAAGAAAACGTTAGTCGTCATCGCAGGTGATCATGACACCGGTGGAATGTCTGTCGGCGGTTACGATGGCTTTGGTGCCAATTTAGAAATCCTTAAATATGTAACAGCTACAGGTGATTTCATGGCATCTCAAATAAATGAAGAACAAAGTAATATTCAAGAAGTCATATTCCACTACACGGGAATTTCATTAACAGAAGCTAAGATTAATCGAATCAAACAAGCAAATGAGCCAGCATTCGAGATTAACTCAATCATCTCGGAGCAAGCACTTGTCGGTTGGACACATACAGGTCATACGGGCACAGACGTCCCTGTCTACGCTTACGGTCCACAAGCTCATAAATTTGCGGGTCTTATCGAAAATACAGATTTCCCGCAATTGATGGCCGAAGCAATGAAAATACCATTTAAATAA
- a CDS encoding UPF0158 family protein, whose product MELIDELVVVFLESDYELSYVLDTKTKEIRLDAPESKTGMSEIDWDDDEAVQFLVRIPQITTDEAYDLMVKFAEMQDSTVTVQLMDVLNRRKPFRSFKDKLGEQGIGDKWYEFENDYAKNRMLEWLKEVQI is encoded by the coding sequence ATGGAACTTATTGATGAACTCGTTGTGGTTTTTTTGGAGTCTGATTATGAATTATCCTATGTTCTAGACACGAAAACAAAAGAAATTCGTTTAGATGCTCCGGAGTCGAAAACCGGGATGTCGGAAATCGATTGGGATGATGATGAAGCTGTTCAGTTTTTAGTTAGGATTCCACAGATTACAACGGATGAAGCTTATGATTTAATGGTCAAATTTGCTGAAATGCAAGATTCTACTGTAACCGTTCAACTCATGGACGTATTGAATAGAAGAAAACCCTTTCGTTCATTTAAGGATAAATTAGGTGAGCAGGGAATAGGAGATAAATGGTACGAATTTGAAAATGATTATGCAAAAAACAGGATGCTGGAATGGTTGAAAGAAGTCCAAATATGA
- a CDS encoding small, acid-soluble spore protein tlp — MARNNPRPNDPADYEERVRKTIGNMEAAEEAMKFAEGKELQSIKEKNARREESITGTNNEINKS, encoded by the coding sequence ATGGCTAGAAACAACCCAAGACCAAATGACCCGGCCGATTATGAAGAAAGAGTGAGGAAGACTATAGGCAATATGGAAGCAGCCGAAGAGGCAATGAAGTTCGCTGAAGGAAAAGAACTTCAATCGATTAAGGAAAAAAACGCAAGACGTGAAGAAAGCATTACTGGCACGAACAATGAAATAAACAAATCATAA
- a CDS encoding metal-sensitive transcriptional regulator, with product MEYDKNVINRLKRIEGQIKGVLGMIEQGKDCRDVVTQLSAARTAIDRTMGVIVSTNLEQCVRESVEKGEDTDNLVKEAVELLTKSR from the coding sequence ATGGAATACGATAAAAATGTTATCAATCGGTTGAAAAGGATTGAAGGACAGATTAAAGGTGTACTTGGAATGATTGAACAAGGAAAAGACTGTCGAGATGTCGTCACACAATTATCAGCCGCGCGTACCGCAATTGACCGGACAATGGGGGTTATTGTAAGTACCAATCTTGAACAATGCGTTCGGGAAAGTGTTGAAAAAGGTGAAGACACCGATAACCTTGTCAAAGAAGCGGTTGAACTACTTACAAAAAGCAGATAA
- a CDS encoding protein-L-isoaspartate(D-aspartate) O-methyltransferase: protein MTNQNLEIISFFEKLDRGFYMDTHKEFAHLDEAIPIGHEQTISQPSLVLEMTLALNLQPESKVLEIGTGSGFQTVLLAAFSNSVYTIERIEALHERAKERLKDAGFANIHFKLDDGSTGWEEHAPYDRIMVTAAAAELPRELVEQLAIGGKMIIPVGTPFLQELLLIEKDEDGKTQSEVLNEVRFVPLKGKYE, encoded by the coding sequence ATGACAAATCAAAACCTGGAAATCATCTCTTTTTTTGAAAAATTGGATCGTGGCTTTTACATGGATACACACAAAGAATTCGCACACTTGGATGAAGCGATTCCAATCGGGCATGAACAAACCATTTCGCAACCTTCCCTCGTGCTCGAAATGACATTGGCACTTAATTTACAACCAGAATCAAAAGTGTTGGAGATTGGAACAGGTTCAGGCTTTCAAACCGTTCTGCTAGCCGCCTTTTCGAACTCCGTATATACAATTGAACGAATTGAGGCGTTGCACGAACGAGCTAAAGAAAGATTAAAAGATGCAGGTTTTGCGAATATCCACTTTAAGCTGGACGATGGCAGTACGGGTTGGGAAGAACATGCTCCTTATGACCGCATTATGGTGACAGCCGCCGCTGCCGAATTGCCACGCGAACTTGTGGAGCAACTAGCCATCGGCGGGAAAATGATAATCCCAGTTGGAACACCCTTTCTACAAGAACTCCTGCTGATTGAAAAAGATGAAGACGGTAAGACTCAATCTGAAGTATTGAATGAAGTTAGGTTTGTTCCTTTGAAAGGCAAATATGAATAG
- a CDS encoding SurA N-terminal domain-containing protein, producing MKFKRRILLPFITGALALSLAACGDDDKAAKNEKPEEAAQAETESAEEMQAKLAEQQVEKDKVVAVVNDEELKGEQYNAAVGSLQGQMQQMGQDPSSKESAKQVKMQALDTVVNQTLILQKAKEAKINASESEIDEEYSAFVEQFGDEKTMKEALKSQNVDVKTIKEQIAESIIFEKYQDKVAPAEKVTDKEIKEYYDQAAAQSKDSGQELPPLEEVSDEIKEMIEQEQQQKQLAAHVEELKADAKIELKI from the coding sequence ATGAAATTTAAAAGAAGAATTTTACTTCCATTTATAACGGGTGCACTTGCATTAAGTTTAGCTGCTTGCGGTGATGATGACAAAGCGGCGAAAAATGAAAAGCCTGAAGAAGCTGCCCAGGCAGAGACGGAATCTGCAGAAGAAATGCAAGCGAAGTTAGCCGAACAGCAAGTGGAGAAGGACAAGGTCGTGGCAGTTGTAAATGATGAAGAACTTAAAGGCGAGCAATATAATGCTGCAGTGGGATCACTTCAAGGTCAAATGCAACAAATGGGCCAAGACCCATCAAGTAAAGAATCGGCGAAACAAGTAAAAATGCAAGCACTTGATACGGTTGTGAACCAGACGTTAATCCTTCAAAAAGCAAAAGAAGCGAAAATTAATGCGTCTGAATCTGAGATAGATGAAGAGTATTCAGCATTTGTTGAGCAATTTGGCGATGAGAAGACAATGAAAGAAGCACTCAAAAGTCAAAATGTAGATGTAAAAACGATAAAAGAACAAATTGCTGAATCTATAATTTTTGAAAAGTACCAAGATAAAGTGGCTCCAGCGGAAAAAGTGACAGATAAAGAAATTAAAGAGTACTATGATCAAGCCGCAGCTCAAAGCAAGGATAGCGGTCAAGAACTTCCACCGCTTGAAGAAGTTAGCGATGAAATCAAAGAAATGATTGAACAAGAACAACAACAAAAACAACTTGCTGCACATGTTGAGGAATTAAAGGCAGATGCTAAAATTGAGTTGAAAATTTAA
- a CDS encoding YugN family protein, with translation MLKLQTELEGKRATFGVVSDCIRDLGYHVGGNWDYDKGFFDHILCREGGETIYIRIPFFVTDGVLDEYDASIEFGTSFVIKHVVNVGLDSDDSSLLDATGFSQFQQPLDTDGKIIDKNRWIHAGEVAVQKLLDCLYENRHLKSS, from the coding sequence ATGTTGAAATTGCAAACAGAACTTGAAGGGAAAAGGGCAACTTTTGGAGTTGTCAGCGATTGTATTCGAGATTTGGGTTATCATGTAGGCGGAAATTGGGATTATGATAAAGGATTTTTCGATCATATTTTATGCCGAGAAGGGGGAGAAACAATTTATATCCGGATTCCTTTTTTCGTAACAGATGGGGTACTTGATGAATATGACGCTTCAATTGAATTCGGCACATCATTCGTTATCAAGCATGTTGTAAATGTAGGTCTGGATAGTGATGATAGTTCATTATTAGATGCAACCGGGTTTAGTCAATTCCAACAACCGCTTGATACCGACGGGAAAATCATTGATAAAAACAGATGGATCCACGCTGGTGAAGTTGCTGTTCAGAAACTCTTGGATTGCTTGTATGAAAATCGGCACCTGAAATCCAGTTAA
- a CDS encoding AbgT family transporter, producing the protein MNRLKKTKSIRLLNFIEEKGNKLPDPVTIFIIFTLLVIGISHVLYILGIGVSFEGVNNESGQIETLTVKSVSLLVPEGIAYMFSNVVKNFTSFVALGPVLVAMLGVGVAEKSGYISALMTNTVTKAPKKFVTPIVVLMGVLSNVAASVGYVVLVPLGAIIFLGFKRHPLAGLSAAFAGVAGGYSANLFLGTNDPLLSGITTEAAHILDAGYIVNPTDNWFFMFVSTFLIVIIGTLVTDKLIEPKLGKYIPDQAIEHQNVVSSVEKKGLLWANISILVTIIAIALLVLPENGVLRGEGGSLIQSPFMSSIIFMMMLIFLIPGVVYGFVTKTIKNDKDIARLMASSLETMSGFIVLIFFAAQFVALFNYTNLGTIIAVKGADFLQSIHLEGAPLLVALIFITTIINLFIAADSAKWAIMAPVFVPMFMQMGIAPEVTQVAYRVGDSSTNIISPLMPFFPLVVAFAQRYGKENGVGTVISLMLPYSIIILISWTIFFVIWYVLGIPVGPGTNLNY; encoded by the coding sequence GTGAACCGGTTGAAAAAAACTAAATCGATTCGATTGTTGAATTTTATTGAGGAAAAAGGTAATAAGTTGCCAGACCCGGTTACGATTTTCATCATTTTTACGTTGCTTGTTATTGGCATATCTCATGTGCTTTACATATTGGGGATTGGTGTCAGCTTTGAGGGTGTGAACAATGAATCAGGGCAAATTGAGACACTGACTGTAAAGTCGGTTAGTTTGCTTGTTCCTGAGGGTATTGCTTATATGTTTTCGAATGTTGTGAAAAACTTTACTTCCTTTGTGGCGCTAGGTCCGGTTCTTGTTGCGATGCTGGGAGTCGGTGTTGCTGAAAAAAGTGGCTATATTAGTGCGTTAATGACGAATACTGTTACGAAGGCACCCAAGAAGTTCGTTACGCCTATTGTTGTTCTTATGGGGGTCTTGTCCAATGTCGCTGCTTCGGTTGGATATGTTGTGCTTGTTCCGCTTGGCGCTATCATCTTTTTGGGATTTAAGCGGCACCCGCTAGCTGGTTTGTCAGCTGCGTTTGCTGGTGTGGCGGGTGGATATTCCGCTAATCTATTCTTAGGGACGAATGATCCATTGTTAAGTGGGATTACGACAGAAGCCGCTCATATTTTAGATGCTGGATACATTGTGAATCCGACTGATAACTGGTTTTTCATGTTTGTTTCGACTTTCTTAATCGTCATTATCGGAACACTCGTAACGGACAAACTAATTGAACCGAAGTTGGGGAAATATATTCCCGATCAAGCGATTGAACATCAAAATGTAGTATCCAGTGTAGAGAAAAAAGGGCTCTTATGGGCAAATATTTCAATCCTCGTCACAATCATTGCGATCGCTCTACTCGTTCTTCCTGAAAACGGCGTATTACGAGGTGAAGGTGGTAGCCTTATTCAATCGCCATTTATGAGCAGTATAATTTTCATGATGATGCTCATCTTTCTAATACCGGGTGTCGTGTATGGATTTGTTACGAAAACAATAAAGAACGATAAAGATATCGCACGTTTAATGGCATCTTCGTTGGAGACGATGTCCGGGTTCATTGTTTTAATTTTCTTTGCAGCACAGTTTGTAGCACTCTTTAATTACACAAATTTAGGCACAATTATTGCTGTCAAAGGCGCGGACTTTTTACAGTCGATTCATTTGGAAGGTGCCCCTTTACTCGTAGCATTGATTTTCATCACCACGATCATTAACTTATTCATCGCCGCGGATTCCGCAAAATGGGCGATTATGGCCCCCGTATTTGTTCCCATGTTCATGCAAATGGGGATCGCGCCAGAAGTTACACAGGTCGCTTACCGGGTTGGTGATTCTTCAACAAATATCATTTCTCCTTTGATGCCGTTCTTTCCATTAGTTGTCGCTTTTGCACAGCGTTACGGGAAGGAGAACGGCGTAGGGACAGTCATATCGCTTATGCTGCCCTATTCAATTATCATATTGATCAGCTGGACAATCTTTTTTGTTATATGGTATGTACTCGGGATTCCGGTTGGTCCGGGAACAAATTTGAACTACTAA
- a CDS encoding cytochrome c oxidase assembly protein: MHDTLDNHFFFTDIFFGIPALLAIGLYIGAVLVTNRQKRLRKWPWLRTIFFVAGVLLAASALVGALSRQSHADFTAHMVGHLLLGMLAPLLIALAAPMTLLLRTLNVNFARKLSRLLKSHPIRFFSHPIVASILNIGGLWLLYTTDLYSVMHTNLLLHIVVHIHVFAAGYLFTISLLYIDPVFHRLSYQYRTIVFILALAGHGILSKFIYAYPPEGVPIEQARIGAMLMYYGGDAVDLLLIFILFRHWYQSVRPSRDMVVNIEGI; encoded by the coding sequence ATGCATGATACTTTGGACAACCACTTTTTTTTTACCGATATATTTTTCGGCATTCCAGCACTTCTTGCGATTGGACTTTATATCGGGGCTGTTTTGGTAACAAACCGACAAAAGCGTCTACGTAAATGGCCGTGGCTGCGCACGATTTTCTTTGTTGCAGGTGTATTGCTTGCAGCTTCCGCATTGGTTGGCGCACTCTCACGTCAATCCCATGCTGATTTTACAGCTCACATGGTAGGTCACTTACTTTTAGGCATGCTCGCCCCGCTTCTCATTGCGCTTGCTGCCCCCATGACATTACTATTGCGAACACTTAATGTTAATTTTGCTAGAAAACTTAGCCGGCTATTGAAAAGCCACCCCATCCGTTTCTTTAGCCACCCAATCGTCGCTTCAATCTTGAACATTGGCGGGTTATGGCTTCTTTATACGACCGATTTATATTCAGTCATGCATACGAACCTATTGCTCCATATCGTCGTGCACATTCATGTTTTCGCCGCCGGTTATTTATTCACAATCTCATTGCTTTATATAGATCCTGTTTTTCATCGTTTAAGTTATCAGTACAGAACTATCGTCTTTATCCTAGCCCTTGCAGGTCATGGCATCCTGTCAAAATTCATCTATGCGTATCCACCGGAAGGCGTTCCGATAGAACAGGCAAGGATTGGCGCGATGCTGATGTATTATGGCGGCGATGCGGTTGATTTGTTGTTGATTTTCATCCTATTTAGGCACTGGTATCAATCTGTTCGCCCGAGCAGGGATATGGTTGTAAATATAGAAGGAATTTAA
- a CDS encoding acyltransferase family protein, which produces MERNAFFDNAKLVLIFLVVFGHMIQPFIDGSSGITTLYMWIYTFHMPAFIFLAGFFAKGSGSMSYIVNLAKKLLVPYLIFQLLYTIFYYYIGKNGWQAGVFYPQWSLWFLFSLFSWHILLSVFKKIPAFFSVSLAVLIGIIVGYFGEIGHAFSLSRTFVFFPFFLLGYWVTEGQVMWLKRKSVKIASLVVLAVVGVAIYFAPDFNSGWLLASKSYGELDMPAFGGLARLLVYITSAIMAISILAWIPKAHNRLTHFGTRTLYVYLLHGFLIQLFRKGDVFQVNTFFDLLGIALLSAVIVLLLSTKPVQGIWQPFIEGRITIIKNVFERTADRLDHRT; this is translated from the coding sequence TTGGAGAGGAACGCATTTTTTGATAATGCAAAATTAGTATTAATATTTTTAGTCGTATTCGGTCATATGATCCAACCATTCATTGACGGATCAAGTGGAATCACTACATTATATATGTGGATTTATACTTTCCATATGCCGGCATTTATTTTTCTAGCAGGATTTTTTGCAAAAGGTTCGGGAAGCATGTCGTACATCGTAAATTTGGCTAAGAAACTATTGGTGCCATACTTGATTTTCCAACTTCTATACACGATTTTTTATTACTACATCGGAAAAAATGGTTGGCAGGCCGGGGTATTTTACCCGCAGTGGTCGCTTTGGTTTTTATTTAGTTTATTTAGTTGGCATATCTTGCTATCTGTATTTAAAAAAATACCCGCATTTTTCAGTGTGTCACTTGCGGTTTTAATAGGAATCATTGTTGGTTATTTTGGGGAAATCGGTCACGCATTTAGTTTGTCGCGGACGTTCGTCTTTTTTCCGTTTTTCTTACTTGGTTATTGGGTGACGGAAGGCCAGGTCATGTGGCTGAAACGTAAAAGTGTAAAGATTGCTTCATTAGTAGTGTTAGCTGTTGTTGGAGTGGCAATTTATTTTGCGCCTGACTTTAATTCAGGATGGTTATTGGCATCGAAATCTTATGGCGAACTTGATATGCCAGCGTTCGGCGGACTTGCTCGTTTACTTGTTTACATCACATCAGCAATCATGGCAATAAGTATTCTGGCGTGGATTCCAAAAGCGCATAACAGGTTAACGCACTTTGGGACAAGGACGTTATATGTCTATTTGTTACATGGATTTTTAATACAACTCTTCAGAAAGGGCGATGTTTTTCAAGTAAATACTTTTTTCGATTTACTTGGGATCGCACTTTTATCTGCGGTAATTGTTCTTCTGTTATCGACTAAACCGGTGCAAGGTATTTGGCAACCATTTATCGAGGGCAGGATTACGATAATAAAAAATGTATTTGAAAGAACAGCAGATAGATTAGATCACAGAACGTGA
- a CDS encoding rhodanese-like domain-containing protein, giving the protein MLGTLVNILLLVVVIWFFYQRLAPVKGVRNISTTELKSEIKNKDKQFIDVRTPNEFKANHIKEFKNIPLANLQIKANDLSVDKEVFVICQSGMRSVNATRVLKKMGFKHITNVKGGMSAWRH; this is encoded by the coding sequence ATGTTGGGGACTTTAGTAAATATCCTATTACTGGTTGTTGTTATATGGTTTTTCTATCAACGATTAGCCCCGGTTAAAGGGGTTCGAAATATAAGCACGACGGAATTAAAATCCGAAATAAAAAATAAAGATAAGCAATTTATAGACGTCCGCACGCCCAATGAATTTAAAGCGAATCACATTAAGGAGTTTAAAAATATTCCTTTAGCTAATCTTCAAATAAAAGCAAATGACTTATCTGTAGATAAGGAAGTGTTTGTAATCTGCCAAAGCGGTATGAGAAGTGTCAATGCAACTAGGGTATTGAAGAAGATGGGGTTCAAACACATTACCAATGTAAAAGGCGGAATGAGCGCTTGGCGCCACTAA